In Flavobacterium sp. 83, the genomic window GAATTACTCATTTGGCTTTTAAAGCTGCACAAAATAGACGTAAGAAAGTAACGATGGTGGATAAAGCCAATGTTCTTGAAACTTCTCGATTATGGAGAAAAGTTGTTAAAACAGTAAGTGAAAATTATCCTGATGTACTATTGGATTTTCTTTTTGTTGATAATGCTGCAATGCAAATTATCCTAAATCCTAAACAATTTGATGTCATTTTGACCGAAAATTTATTTGGAGATATTTTATCTGATGAAGCTAGTGTTATTACAGGTTCTATAGGATTATTGGCTTCGGCATCATTAGGAAATAAAAATGCGCTTTTTGAGCCCATTCATGGTTCTTATCCGCAAGCAAAAGGTAAAAACATAGCAAATCCAATCGCTTCAATATTATCAGCAGCAATGCTTTTAGAACATTTTGGACTTCATAAAGAAGCTAAAAAAGTGTACGAAGCTGTAGAAAAAGCAATTGAATATAATGTTGTGACAGTAGATTTGAAAGCAGATTCAAAATTCGGGACCAATGAAGTTGGAGACTTTATTTCGAATGTCATTTTAAGTAAAGACGATTTATATTTTAAAAGTGATAATGTCCAAATAGGACAATCGACTATTGTTTAACAAAACAATAATCAAAAGTGCATTTAATAATTGAAAAGCACTTATAATTTTAAGATTATTTTTTTTTGTTCTATTTGTTTTTCATATTTTTGAAACAAATAAAAAAAATGAAAATCGTAACTATTATATCTTCAATTATTAATGTCAATGTGGTAATCACATGTGCAGTAGGAATGTTATAGATATAATTAAAAAAATATTTAAAACCTTCCGATTATTTTGGAAGGTTTTTTTTTGGAATAAATTTATAAATACAGAAACAATCATATAATGGAATTAAATAAATACAGTAAAACAATCACCCAGGACGAAACACAACCAGCTTCTCAAGCGATGTTTTACGGAATTGGTCTGACAGAAGAAGATCTTAAAAAAGCGCAAGTAGGAATTGTGAGTATGGGTTACGACGGAAATCCTTGTAATATGCACTTAAATGATTTGGCTAAAGATATTAAGACTGGCGTCTGGAAAGAAGATTTAGTGGGTTTGATTTTTAATACTATTGGTGTAAGTGATGGTATTTCTAATGGTAATGATGGAATGCGTTTTTCTCTGGTTTCTCGTGATGTAATTGCAGATTCAATCGAAACAGTTATGGGAGCCCAATGGTATGACGGTCTGATTGCTGTTCCAGGTTGTGATAAAAATATGCCGGGAGCTTTAATGGCTATGGGTAGAGTAAATCGCCCATCTATTATGGTTTATGGTGGATCCATTCATCCAGGAAAATGGAAAGGTGAAGATTTGAATATTGTTTCTGCTTTTGAAGCTTTAGGAAAAAAAATTAAGAATACAATTACACCTGAAGATTTCAAAGGAGTAATTCAAAATGCTTGTCCAGGTGCAGGTGCTTGTGGTGGAATGTATACTGCAAACACAATGTCATCAGCAATTGAAGCATTAGGAATGAGTTTGCCTTACAGTTCTTCTAATCCTGCTTTGAGTCCAGAAAAGAAACAAGAATGTGTTGATGCTGGTAAAGCTATCAGAATATTATTAGAAAAAGATATAAAACCAAGAGATATCATGACTCGTAAAGCATTTGAAAATGCAATTACGATGGTAGCTGTTTTAGGAGGTTCAACCAATGCGGTAATGCATTTAATTGCAATGGCACACGCTGTAGGTATTGAATTGACATTGAAAGATTTTCAAGATATCAGTGATAAAACACCATTATTAGCCGACTTGAAACCAAGCGGTAAATACTTAATGGAAGATTTACATAATGTAGGAGGCGTTCCAGCAGTAATGAAATATTTATTAAAAGAAGGTTTCTTACACGGTGAATGTTTGACAGTAACGGGAAAAACAATAGCTGAAAATTTAGCTTCAATTCCTGATTTACATGATGGTCAAGAAGTAATTCATGAAATCCAAAAAGCATTAAAAGCTACTGGAAATATTCAAATTCTATACGGAAATTTAGCTTCCGAAGGTTGTGTGGCTAAAATTAGCGGTAAAGAAGGTGAGTTTTTTGAAGGTACAGCGGTAGTTTTTGAAGGTGAAAAAGATGTGATTAGAGGAATACAAGCAGGTGAAGTGAAACCTGGAAACGTAGTGATTATTCGTTACTGTGGTCCAAAAGGTGGTCCTGGTATGTCTGAAATGTTAAAACCAACATCTGCCATTATGGGAGCTGGTCTAGGAAGTACTGTTGCTTTGATTACTGATGGGCGTTTCTCTGGAGGTTCTCACGGTTTTGTGGTAGGACACGTTACTCCAGAAGCCTATGAAGGTGGAGGAATTGCATTGATAGAAAACGGTGATGTGATTACAATTGATGCTGTGAAAAACACTATCAATATGAAAATATCTGACGAAGAATTGGCAAAACGTAAAGCCAACTGGGTTCAACCAGTATCACCAATTAAACAAGGAGTGTTACTTAAATATATGCGTTCGGTCTCCAGTGCCTCTGAAGGATGTGTAACCGATAAATAATCCCCCTAACTCCCGAAAGGGAAATAAAATAGGTTTGGACTTTTATTTTAAAAGTAAATAATTAAGAATACTATATCAATCTCGACTAACTTTCTTTTGAAAAAGGCTCGGGTGAGGAAAAATAATAAACGTACCCATGGGAACAAAAAAAATATCAGGCGCAGAAGCCGTTATTAGATGCTTATTAGAAGAAGGAGTAGACTTGGTTTATGGCTATCCAGGTGGTGCCATCATGCCGGTTTACGACGAATTATATAAATTTCAAGATCAATTGCAGCATGTTTTAGTACGCCACGAACAAGGGGCGACTCATGCCGCTCAAGGATTTGCAAGAGCAACAGGGAAAGTTGGTGTGGCAATAGCTACTTCAGGTCCCGGAGCAACAAATCTTGTAACTGGAATTGCCGATGCTCAGATTGATTCTACTCCAATGGTTTGTATTACTGGTCAGGTAGGAAAACATTTATTAGGTTCAGATGCGTTTCAAGAAACCGATATTATTGGAATTTCTACTCCGGTTACTAAATGGAATTATCAAATTACTGAGGCACATGAAATACCTGAAATAATTGCTAAAGCTTTTTTTATTGCAAGATCAGGTCGTCCTGGGCCCGTATTGATTGATATTACAAAAAATGCTCAGTTTGACGAAATTGAATTCAGTTATAAAAAATGTACTAGCATTAGAAGTTATAATCCAAAGCCAACTTTAGATATTGAAAAAATCAAAGAAGCTGCGGAGCTAATTAATAATGCAAAAAAACCATATATCGTTTTTGGTCAGGGAATTATTCTTAGCGAAGCTGAAGAACAGTTAAAAGCATTAGTTGAAAAATCTGGAATTCCAGCTGCTTGGACTATTTTAGGACTTTCGGCATTGCCAACAGATCATCCCTTAAATGTAGGAATGTTAGGAATGCACGGAAATTACGGACCTAATCTATTAACAAACGAGTGTGATGTTTTGATTGCACTTGGAATGCGTTTTGATGACCGTGTGACTGGAAATTTAGCCACTTATGCAAAACAAGCTAAAGTTATTCACTTCGAAATTGATCCGTCGGAGATAGATAAAAACGTAAAAACAACTGTGGCCGTTTTAGCCGATGTCAAAGAATCGCTGACTGCCTTACTCCCTTTAATCAAAAGTAACACACATGAATCTTGGCACAACGAGTTCAAGGAAATGTATAAAATTGAACAAGAAGAAGTAATCAATGACGAGTTAAAACCTAAGAAAGAAGGAATTTCCATGGGGGAAACTATCGAAATGATTAACAAACATTCTAAAGGTGACGCTATAATTGTACCTGATGTAGGGCAACACCAGATGTTTGCCTGTCGTTATGCTAAATTCAATTCGACTAAAAGCATCATTAATTCTGGAGGTTTAGGAACGATGGGATTTGCTTTACCGGCTGCGATTGGGGCCAAAATGGGAATGCCGGAACGTGAAGTGGTTGCTATTATTGGTGATGGTGGTTTTCAAATGACCATTCAGGAATTAGGAACTATTTTTCAAACTAAAGTTCCTGTAAAAATTGTTGTTTTGAACAACGAATTTTTAGGAATGGTGCGTCAGTGGCAACAATTGTTTTTTGACAAAAGATATGCTTCTACGGAAATGACCAATCCTAACTTTATAGCGATTGCTGAAGGTTATTATATTAAAGCAAAAAAAGTAACCAAAAGAGAAGATTTAGATGCGGCCGTTGCTGAAATGATGGCTTCAAAAGAATCGTACTTCCTTGAAGTTATGGTAGAAAAAGAAAATAATGTATTCCCAATGATTCCAACAGGAGCATCGGTTTCTGAGATGAGATTAAGTTAATATTATGGAAAATAAAACATTCACCATTTCTGTTTATTCAGAAAACAACGTTGGCTTATTAAACAGAATATCTGGAATATTCTTGAAACGCCATATCAATATATTGAGTCTAAATGTATCCGAATCAGAAATAGAAAATGTTTCCAGATTCATCATCGTAGTAGATACAACTGAAAAATGGGTACAAAATATTGTAGGCCAAATCGAAAAACAAATCGAAGTAATCAAAGCTTTTTATCATGTAGATGAAGAAACTATTTTTTTAGAAAGTGCTTTGTTCAAAATACATTCCAGTTTATTATTTGATGAAAGACAAATACAAAATATCATTAAAGAAAGCCACTCAGAAATCGTTACTGTATCAAGAGACTTTTTTGTAATTTCAAAATCAGGAAGGCGTTCTGAAATTGAAGAACTTTATGAAAAATTAAAACCTTTCGGAATAATGCAGTTTGTGCGTTCAGGAAGAATATCAGTTTCCAAAGAAAAAATGGAAATATCAACTTTATTAGAAGAACTTAAATAGAATTCATTTTTCAGTAACGCTTAAAAACGTTATTGTAATAATCAAAATTTCAATTATTAAATTTTAAAATCATTAAATAAAAAAAGATGGCAAATTATTTCAATTCATTACCACTTAGATTACAATTAGAACAATTAGGCGTTTGCGAATTCATGGATCAATCTGAATTTTCAAATGGTATAGCAGCATTAGCAGGAAAAAAAGTAGTTATCGTAGGTTGTGGAGCTCAAGGTTTGAACCAAGGTTTAAACATGAGAGATTCGGGTTTAGATATTTCTTACGCATTGCGTGCAGAAGCAATTGCTCAAAAAAGAGCTTCTTACATGAATGCTGCTGATAATGGTTTCAAAGTGGGAACTTATGAAGAATTAATTCCAACTGCTGATTTGGTTTGTAACCTTACACCAGATAAACAACATACTGCTGTAGTAACAGCAATCATGCCTTTGATGAAAAACGGTTCAACATTAGCTTATTCTCATGGTTTCAATATCGTAGAAGAGGGAATGCAAATTCGTAAAGACATCACGGTTATCATGTGTGCTCCTAAATGTCCAGGATCTGAAGTTCGTGAAGAATATAAAAGAGGTTTTGGTGTACCAACTTTAATCGCAGTTCACCCTGAAAATGATCCAAACGGAGAAGGTTTCGAACAAGCAAAAGCATACGCAGTTGCTACTGGTGGACATAAAGCTGGAGTTTTGAACTCATCTTTTGTTGCTGAAGTAAAATCGGATTTAATGGGAGAACAAACCATTCTTTGTGGAATGTTACAAACAGGTTCAATTTTATGTTTCGATAAAATGGTTGAAAAAGGAATCGAGCCAGCTTATGCTTCAAAATTAATTCAGTACGGTTGGGAAACTATAACTGAAGCTTTGAAACATGGTGGAATTACAAACATGATGGATCGTCTTTCTAATCCTGCAAAAATTGAAGCTTATGAAATTTCGGAAGAATTGAAAGATATTATGCGTCCGTTATTCCAAAAACATCAAGATGATATTATTTCTGGAGAATTTTCAAGAAACATGATGATTGACTGGGACAATAATGATGTTAATTTATTGACTTGGAGAGCTGCAACTGCAGAAACTAATTTTGAAAAAACGGCTCCAACAGCAGCTCATATTTCAGAACAAGAATATTTTGACAATGGTGTTTTAATGATTGCAATGGTTAAAGCGGGTGTAGAATTAGCTTTCGAAACAATGACACAATCAGGAATCATTGAAGAATCAGCTTACTACGAATCTTTACATGAATTACCTTTGATTGCAAATACAGTTGCAAGAAAAAAATTATATGAAATGAACAGAATCATTTCTGATACAGCAGAATACGGTTGTTATTTGTTTGATCATGCTTGTAAGCCTTTATTGGTTGATTTTATGAAAACTGTAGACACAAACATAATTGGTAAACCATTCTCAACTTCTAACGGAGTAGATAATGCAGTACTTATTGCCGTAAATAAAAGTATTCGTCAACACCCTATTGAAGAAGTAGGAGAGTGGTTGAGAGAATCTATGACTGCAATGAAAAAAATAGGATAATAAAATTAGGAATTACCACACATGAGGGTGTGTTGGGATTTGCATTATATCATTTGAATCCATAATATTTTGAATTAGTAAGCACTTATTAAAAGAAAAGAGGATATGGATGCATAATTACATTCACTTAACTTCGAACAAGCTGAGAGTTAAGTGGAGTAATTCCTTTATTTAAAATAGAATTAGGAACTGCCTTTATATTTTTAAAATGTATAAAAGTGCAGTTTAATTGAAATTGTAATAAAGTAATTTTTTATTACAAAAATTATTTGTTGTTAAATTTTGTTGAGATAAAAGGCGGGGTAGGAAATCTATCTCGCTTTTTTTGTTTGTATCAAAATTTTATAAAACAGTAAAAAACGAACAAATTATCATTAAAAAGTTATTTTTTTTATTTAATATTTAAATTTCTATAGGAATTTATAATTTAAATAATTTTAAGAATAGCTTGAGATTTAATACTTTTATAAAAAATTAAAAAAACATGAGCTACTATAAAATTGATAATTTAGAACAATATTTTAAACATTATAATAAATCAGTTCGTGAGCCAAGAAAATTTTGGGGTAAAATAGCAGAAGAAAATTTTACATGGTACCAGCAATGGGATAAAGTTGTAGATTTTAATATGGCTGAAGCAGAAGTAAAATGGTTTACGGAAGCTAAAGTGAATATGACTAAAAACTGTATTGACAGACATCTTGCTAAAAGAGGTGATAAAACGGCTATTATTTTTGAACCAAACGATCCTACAGAAACAGCTTTACATATTTCTTATAATGAATTACACCAAAGTGTTTGCAAAATGGCAAACGTTTTGCGTGAACAAGGTATAAAAAAAGGAGATCGTGTTTGTATTTATTTACCAATGATTCCTGAATTGGCAATAACTACATTAGCGTGTGCCAGAATTGGGGCAATCCATTCCGTTGTTTTTGCTGGATTTTCAGCTTCGGCAGTTGCAACTAGAATTAATGATAGTGAATGCAAAATGGTCATCACATCAGATGGTGGTTACCGTGGTAATAAAACTATTGATTTAAAAGGAATAATTGATGAAGCATTGATAAATTGTCCTTGTGTTTCAAATGTTTTAGTAGTTAAAAGGACGAATACAACTGTAAATATGAAAGAAAGTCGTGACCAATGGTTGCAACCTCTTTTAGACGAAGCATCGGACAATAATGTAGCTGAAATTATGGATGCCGAAGATCCGTTGTTTATTCTTTATACTTCCGGTTCTACAGGTAAACCAAAAGGAATGGTACATACTACAGCAGGATACATGGTTTATACTGCTTACACGTTTAAAAATGTTTTTAATCATGAAGAAAACGATATTTTTTGGTGTACCGCTGATATAGGATGGATTACGGGACATTCTTACGCTCTATATGGTCCATTATTGAATGGCGGAACTACTGTTATTTTTGAAGGAGTTCCTTCTTATCCTGATTTTAGTCGTTTCTGGGAAATTATCGAAAAACATAAAGTTACTCAGTTTTACACTGCACCAACCGCTATTCGTGCTTTAGCAAAAGAAAGCTTAGAATATGTACAAAAATTCCCTTTAAAATCATTAAAAGTAATCGGTTCAGTAGGTGAGCCTATCAACGAAGAAGCTTGGCATTGGTATAATGACCATGTTGGAGATAAAAGATGTCCTGTAGTAGATACATGGTGGCAAACTGAAACAGGTGGAATTATGATTTCTCCAATCGCTTTTGTAACGCCAACTAAACCAACTTATGCAACTTTACCATTACCTGGAATTCAACCGGTATTGATGGATGAAAAACGAAATGAAATAGAAGGCAATCAAGTGGTAGGAAGTTTGTGTATTAAATTTCCATGGCCTGGAATTGCCAGAACCATTTGGGGAGATCATCAAAGATATATAGATACTTATTTTTCTACTTTTCCAGGAAAATATTTCACTGGAGACGGTGCTTTACGTGACGAAGTAGGGTATTATAGAATTACAGGTCGTGTAGATGATGTTGTTATTGTTTCGGGACATAATTTAGGAACTGCCCCTATTGAAGATGCAATTAATGAGCATCCTGCAGTAGCAGAATCCGCAATTGTAGGTTTCCCGCATGATGTAAAAGGAAATGCATTATACGGTTTTGTTATTCTAAAAGAAACTGGAGAAACAAGAAATAAAGAAAATCTTATCAAAGAAATAAATCAGCATATATCAGATCATATCGGTCCAATTGCTAAATTAGATAAAATTCAATTTGTTTCCGGTCTACCAAAAACCCGTTCAGGAAAAATCATGCGTAGAATTCTACGTAAAATAGCCGAAGGAGATTATTCGAATTTTGGAGATACTACAACATTATTAAATCCTGAAATTGTAGAAGAAATAAAAGAAGGAAAATTGTAAATTAATTAAAAGCTGTTTGTAATAAAACAGCTTTTTTTTGGCTTAATTGTAATACAACACCCAACATTTCTAGATAACAAACAATAATTAATTATGTAAGTTTTTTATTAAATATCATAACTACATTAATAAACAAATCCATAAATTTACTTCAGTATGAAAAATAAGGAAGTCTTAATTATTGGTGGTGGTTTAGCAGGTTTGACTGCTGCAATTCATTTGTCAAAAATTGGATTTAAAATTACTGTTGTTGAAAAAAATGAATTTCCAAAGCACAAAGTTTGTGGAGAATATATTTCCAATGAAGTTTTACCTTATTTCAATTGGCTTGATTTAAAAATAGCTGATTTACACCCTGCAACAATAACAAAACTTAACTTTTCGACAGCTAAAGGAAAGACAATTAAAAGTACTTTGCCTCTTGGAGGATTTGGAATTAGTCGGTATGCTCTTGATGAATATTTATATAAAAAAGCAATTGCAAATGGTTGTACAATTATTCAGGATTATGTAGAAACAATCGTTTTTGAAAATGAAATATTTACCGTAACAACTTCAAAAAAAACTATTTTAAAAGCTAAAATTGTAATTGGAGCTTTTGGCAAACGTTCAATTATTGATCAAAAACTAAATCGTAATTTTATCCAAAAAAAATCACCTTGGTTGGCTGTAAAAGGTCATTATTCTGGAGATATTCCTAGTGATATAGTTGGATTACATAATTTTAATGGTGGTTATTGTGGTGTTTCAAAAGTAGAAAACAATATAATTAATATATGTTATTTAGCAGATTACGAAACCTTTAAGAAGTTTAAAAACGTTGAAGAATATCAAAATAACGTCGTTTTTCAAAACCCACATTTAAAAACAATTTTCGAAAACACTAACTTACTTTTTGAAAAACCGTTAACAATAAGCCAAATATCTTTTGAAAAAAAACAAGCGGTTGAGAATCATATATTAATGATTGGAGATACAGCTGGACTAATTCATCCTTTATGTGGAAATGGAATGGCAATGGCTATCCATAGTGCTAAAATTGTGTCTGAATTAGTAGCGAAATATTGCAATGATGACATCAAATCCAGAAACGAATTAGAAGAAAAATACAATAAGGAATGGAATTCTAATTTTAGTAAAAGATTAAAAATAGGGAAGCTTTTATCTAATCTTTTGCAAAATCAAAAACTTTCAGGTCTATTGATGCGTATATTGATTACATTTCCTTTTTTATTACCGAAGATTATAAAAAAAACGCATGGAAAACCTATAATTTTAAACTGATAAATGTTTATAAACACCAAATACAGAACGGACGAACCTGAAACTATGGATGATTTTGACATGGAAGGAGAAATCTTACGGGATGCCTTAGACAAAATTGCCAAAATCAATCAGCTTTTAGGCGGAAACCTATTAACTTTACGAGGAGTTCAACATTTGATTAAAGATATCTCAAAAGCAAATGAAATAAGTATTGTTGATGTAGGTTGTGGAAATGGTGATATGTTACGAA contains:
- the acs gene encoding acetate--CoA ligase — protein: MSYYKIDNLEQYFKHYNKSVREPRKFWGKIAEENFTWYQQWDKVVDFNMAEAEVKWFTEAKVNMTKNCIDRHLAKRGDKTAIIFEPNDPTETALHISYNELHQSVCKMANVLREQGIKKGDRVCIYLPMIPELAITTLACARIGAIHSVVFAGFSASAVATRINDSECKMVITSDGGYRGNKTIDLKGIIDEALINCPCVSNVLVVKRTNTTVNMKESRDQWLQPLLDEASDNNVAEIMDAEDPLFILYTSGSTGKPKGMVHTTAGYMVYTAYTFKNVFNHEENDIFWCTADIGWITGHSYALYGPLLNGGTTVIFEGVPSYPDFSRFWEIIEKHKVTQFYTAPTAIRALAKESLEYVQKFPLKSLKVIGSVGEPINEEAWHWYNDHVGDKRCPVVDTWWQTETGGIMISPIAFVTPTKPTYATLPLPGIQPVLMDEKRNEIEGNQVVGSLCIKFPWPGIARTIWGDHQRYIDTYFSTFPGKYFTGDGALRDEVGYYRITGRVDDVVIVSGHNLGTAPIEDAINEHPAVAESAIVGFPHDVKGNALYGFVILKETGETRNKENLIKEINQHISDHIGPIAKLDKIQFVSGLPKTRSGKIMRRILRKIAEGDYSNFGDTTTLLNPEIVEEIKEGKL
- the leuB gene encoding 3-isopropylmalate dehydrogenase, with amino-acid sequence MNLKIAVLPGDGIGPEVTLQAKKALYAIGVVYDHEFVFEDALMGAVAIDKTGNPLPEQTLNLCLNTDAVLFGAIGDPKYDNNPSAKVRPEQGLLKLRKELGLFANIRPIKPYKSLLDSSPLKREIIEGADFTIFRELTGGVYFGEKKLNDAGTIASDLCEYSEEEITRITHLAFKAAQNRRKKVTMVDKANVLETSRLWRKVVKTVSENYPDVLLDFLFVDNAAMQIILNPKQFDVILTENLFGDILSDEASVITGSIGLLASASLGNKNALFEPIHGSYPQAKGKNIANPIASILSAAMLLEHFGLHKEAKKVYEAVEKAIEYNVVTVDLKADSKFGTNEVGDFISNVILSKDDLYFKSDNVQIGQSTIV
- a CDS encoding NAD(P)/FAD-dependent oxidoreductase, which encodes MKNKEVLIIGGGLAGLTAAIHLSKIGFKITVVEKNEFPKHKVCGEYISNEVLPYFNWLDLKIADLHPATITKLNFSTAKGKTIKSTLPLGGFGISRYALDEYLYKKAIANGCTIIQDYVETIVFENEIFTVTTSKKTILKAKIVIGAFGKRSIIDQKLNRNFIQKKSPWLAVKGHYSGDIPSDIVGLHNFNGGYCGVSKVENNIINICYLADYETFKKFKNVEEYQNNVVFQNPHLKTIFENTNLLFEKPLTISQISFEKKQAVENHILMIGDTAGLIHPLCGNGMAMAIHSAKIVSELVAKYCNDDIKSRNELEEKYNKEWNSNFSKRLKIGKLLSNLLQNQKLSGLLMRILITFPFLLPKIIKKTHGKPIILN
- the ilvC gene encoding ketol-acid reductoisomerase, which encodes MANYFNSLPLRLQLEQLGVCEFMDQSEFSNGIAALAGKKVVIVGCGAQGLNQGLNMRDSGLDISYALRAEAIAQKRASYMNAADNGFKVGTYEELIPTADLVCNLTPDKQHTAVVTAIMPLMKNGSTLAYSHGFNIVEEGMQIRKDITVIMCAPKCPGSEVREEYKRGFGVPTLIAVHPENDPNGEGFEQAKAYAVATGGHKAGVLNSSFVAEVKSDLMGEQTILCGMLQTGSILCFDKMVEKGIEPAYASKLIQYGWETITEALKHGGITNMMDRLSNPAKIEAYEISEELKDIMRPLFQKHQDDIISGEFSRNMMIDWDNNDVNLLTWRAATAETNFEKTAPTAAHISEQEYFDNGVLMIAMVKAGVELAFETMTQSGIIEESAYYESLHELPLIANTVARKKLYEMNRIISDTAEYGCYLFDHACKPLLVDFMKTVDTNIIGKPFSTSNGVDNAVLIAVNKSIRQHPIEEVGEWLRESMTAMKKIG
- the ilvD gene encoding dihydroxy-acid dehydratase, with protein sequence MELNKYSKTITQDETQPASQAMFYGIGLTEEDLKKAQVGIVSMGYDGNPCNMHLNDLAKDIKTGVWKEDLVGLIFNTIGVSDGISNGNDGMRFSLVSRDVIADSIETVMGAQWYDGLIAVPGCDKNMPGALMAMGRVNRPSIMVYGGSIHPGKWKGEDLNIVSAFEALGKKIKNTITPEDFKGVIQNACPGAGACGGMYTANTMSSAIEALGMSLPYSSSNPALSPEKKQECVDAGKAIRILLEKDIKPRDIMTRKAFENAITMVAVLGGSTNAVMHLIAMAHAVGIELTLKDFQDISDKTPLLADLKPSGKYLMEDLHNVGGVPAVMKYLLKEGFLHGECLTVTGKTIAENLASIPDLHDGQEVIHEIQKALKATGNIQILYGNLASEGCVAKISGKEGEFFEGTAVVFEGEKDVIRGIQAGEVKPGNVVIIRYCGPKGGPGMSEMLKPTSAIMGAGLGSTVALITDGRFSGGSHGFVVGHVTPEAYEGGGIALIENGDVITIDAVKNTINMKISDEELAKRKANWVQPVSPIKQGVLLKYMRSVSSASEGCVTDK
- the ilvN gene encoding acetolactate synthase small subunit, with the protein product MENKTFTISVYSENNVGLLNRISGIFLKRHINILSLNVSESEIENVSRFIIVVDTTEKWVQNIVGQIEKQIEVIKAFYHVDEETIFLESALFKIHSSLLFDERQIQNIIKESHSEIVTVSRDFFVISKSGRRSEIEELYEKLKPFGIMQFVRSGRISVSKEKMEISTLLEELK
- the ilvB gene encoding biosynthetic-type acetolactate synthase large subunit; protein product: MGTKKISGAEAVIRCLLEEGVDLVYGYPGGAIMPVYDELYKFQDQLQHVLVRHEQGATHAAQGFARATGKVGVAIATSGPGATNLVTGIADAQIDSTPMVCITGQVGKHLLGSDAFQETDIIGISTPVTKWNYQITEAHEIPEIIAKAFFIARSGRPGPVLIDITKNAQFDEIEFSYKKCTSIRSYNPKPTLDIEKIKEAAELINNAKKPYIVFGQGIILSEAEEQLKALVEKSGIPAAWTILGLSALPTDHPLNVGMLGMHGNYGPNLLTNECDVLIALGMRFDDRVTGNLATYAKQAKVIHFEIDPSEIDKNVKTTVAVLADVKESLTALLPLIKSNTHESWHNEFKEMYKIEQEEVINDELKPKKEGISMGETIEMINKHSKGDAIIVPDVGQHQMFACRYAKFNSTKSIINSGGLGTMGFALPAAIGAKMGMPEREVVAIIGDGGFQMTIQELGTIFQTKVPVKIVVLNNEFLGMVRQWQQLFFDKRYASTEMTNPNFIAIAEGYYIKAKKVTKREDLDAAVAEMMASKESYFLEVMVEKENNVFPMIPTGASVSEMRLS